A single Nycticebus coucang isolate mNycCou1 chromosome 16, mNycCou1.pri, whole genome shotgun sequence DNA region contains:
- the MX2 gene encoding interferon-induced GTP-binding protein Mx2 isoform X1, with protein MSKVHRERNPSCLPKEIDFFQQQTPPLGATPKLAASSPDWQGAGEDTTFLTMDFHSLNLNNQLPQVSTKDAKNNLYNQHEEKVRPCIDLIDSLRALGVEQDLALPAIAVIGDQSSGKRSVLEALSGVSLPRGTGIVTRCPLVLKLKKQQGLGEWAGRISYRNMEQQLQHPAEVEPEIRKAHVILAGNGVGISHELISLEITSPEVPDLTIIDLPGIARVAIGNQPPDIGLQIKALIKKYIQREQTINLVVVPCNVDIATTEALSMAQEVDPDGTRTIGILTKPDLVDRGTEKGVLNLAQNLVYPLKKGYMIVKCRGQQDVINKMSLAEATKKEMEFFEKHSHYRILLEEGKATVPCLAERLTMELVVHIKESFPVLENQIREQYQRATEELRGYGADVPSEEAEKMFFLIEKIRMFNQDIEKLIQGEEAIKENESCLYNKLRKEWKHWMEVLAANTRKIKNIIHEDITRYENQYRGKELPEFLNYKMFEIIVHQYIQQLVDPALDMLQRVAEIVHQVFIDMAQKHFSEFSTLCQEAQSKIEIIKAKEVENAEKMIHLQFEMEQLVYCQDQIYSVLLKKVREEIFNPMAKGTQNIQWTPPVPKDQVSCITEIAVHLNTYFRETSKRLANQIPIIIQYFILRVNGDWLQKAMMHMLHKTDNYSLLIQEQSETTSKRRFLKERIQRLTQARKVLSIFSMKLFH; from the exons ATGTCCAAGGTACACAGAGAGCGAaacccctcctgcctcccaaaagaaatagatttcttccAGCAACAGACACCACCCTTGGGCGCAACACCCAAGCTGGCAGCGTCTTCCCCAGACTggcagggggcaggggaggaTACGACTTTCCTCACCATGGACTTTCACTCGCTGAATTTGAACAACCAGTTACCACAGGTAAGCACAAAG GATGCCAAAAACAACCTGTACAACCAGCATGAGGAGAAGGTGCGGCCCTGCATCGACCTCATTGACTCCCTGCGTGCCCTGGGCGTGGAGCAGGACTTGGCTCTGCCAGCCATTGCTGTCATCGGGGACCAGAGCTCGGGCAAGCGCTCTGTGCTGGAGGCGCTGTCGGGAGTCTCCCTTCCCAGAGGCACCG GAATTGTGACCAGGTGTCCATTGGTGCTGAAGCTGAAAAAGCAGCAGGGCCTGGGCGAGTGGGCAGGGAGAATCAGCTACCGGAACatggagcagcagctgcagcaccCCGCCGAGGTGGAGCCCGAGATACGCAAAG CCCATGTCATCCTGGCCGGGAATGGTGTTGGCATTAGCCACGAGCTCATCAGTCTGGAGATCACATCCCCTGAAGTTCCGGATTTGACCATCATTGATCTTCCTGGCATCGCCAGGGTGGCGATAGGCAACCAGCCCCCGGACATCGGACTGCAG ATCAAGGCTCTCATCAAGAAGTACATCCAGAGGGAGCAGACCATCAACTTGGTGGTGGTCCCCTGTAACGTGGACATTGCCACCACAGAGGCACTGAGCATGGCTCAAGAGGTGGACCCCGATGGAACCAGGACCATAG GGATCCTGACCAAACCCGACCTAGTGGACAGGGGCACTGAAAAAGGAGTCCTGAATTTGGCACAGAACCTCGTGTACCCTCTCAAGAAGGGCTATATGATCGTCAAGTGCCGGGGCCAACAGGATGTCATAAACAAGATGAGCTTGGCAGAGGCAACCAAGAAGGAAATGGAATTTTTTGAAAAGCATTCGCATTACAG AATTCTCCTGGAGGAAGGGAAGGCCACGGTGCCCTGTCTGGCAGAAAGACTCACCATGGAGCTGGTCGTGCACATCAAA GAATCATTCCCAGTGTTAGAAAATCAAATAAGGGAGCAATACCAGAGGGCAACAGAGGAGCTGCGCGGGTATGGGGCCGACGTCCCCAGCGAGGAGGCCGAGAAGATGTTCTTTCTCATAGAG AAAATTAGGATGTTTAATCAGGACATTGAAAAGTTAATACAAGGAGAAGAAGCCATCAAGGAGAATGAGAGCTGCTTATACAACAAACTCAGAAAGGAATGGAAACACTGGATGGAAGTGCTGGCAGCCAACACCCGTAAAA TCAAAAATATTATCCATGAAGACATCACAAGATATGAAAACCAGTATCGTGGCAAAGAGCTTCCGGAGTTTCTGAACTACAAGATGTTCGAGATCATTGTGCATCAGTACATCCAGCAGCTGGTGGACCCCGCACTTGACATGCTCCAGAGGGTCGCTG AAATTGTCCATCAAGTTTTCATTGATATGGCCCAAAAACATTTTAGTGAATTTTCCACCCTTTGTCAAGAAGCCCAG AGCAAGATTGAAATCATAAAAGCCAAAGAGGTAGAAAACGCTGAAAAGATGATCCACCTTCAGTTCGAAATGGAGCAGCTGGTTTATTGTCAAGATCAGATTTACAGCGTTTTACTGAAGAAAGTCCGAGAAGAGATTTTTAACCCAATGGCGAAGGGGACTCAGAATATTCAGTGGACTCCTCCAGTTCCAAAGGACCAGGTCTCCTGCATCACCGAGATTGCTGTCCACCTGAACACATACTTCAGG GAAACCAGCAAACGACTCGCAAACCAGATCCCAATCATAATCCAGTATTTTATACTCCGAGTGAATGGTGACTGGTTGCAGAAAGCCATGATGCACATGCTGCACAAAACAGACAACTATTCGTTGTTGATTcaagaacagagtgagaccaccAGCAAGAGAAGATTCCTGAAGGAGAGAATCCAGCGGCTCACTCAGGCCAGGAAGGTTCTCAGTATATTCTCTATGAAATTGTTCCACTGA
- the MX2 gene encoding interferon-induced GTP-binding protein Mx2 isoform X2, translating into MSKVHRERNPSCLPKEIDFFQQQTPPLGATPKLAASSPDWQGAGEDTTFLTMDFHSLNLNNQLPQDAKNNLYNQHEEKVRPCIDLIDSLRALGVEQDLALPAIAVIGDQSSGKRSVLEALSGVSLPRGTGIVTRCPLVLKLKKQQGLGEWAGRISYRNMEQQLQHPAEVEPEIRKAHVILAGNGVGISHELISLEITSPEVPDLTIIDLPGIARVAIGNQPPDIGLQIKALIKKYIQREQTINLVVVPCNVDIATTEALSMAQEVDPDGTRTIGILTKPDLVDRGTEKGVLNLAQNLVYPLKKGYMIVKCRGQQDVINKMSLAEATKKEMEFFEKHSHYRILLEEGKATVPCLAERLTMELVVHIKESFPVLENQIREQYQRATEELRGYGADVPSEEAEKMFFLIEKIRMFNQDIEKLIQGEEAIKENESCLYNKLRKEWKHWMEVLAANTRKIKNIIHEDITRYENQYRGKELPEFLNYKMFEIIVHQYIQQLVDPALDMLQRVAEIVHQVFIDMAQKHFSEFSTLCQEAQSKIEIIKAKEVENAEKMIHLQFEMEQLVYCQDQIYSVLLKKVREEIFNPMAKGTQNIQWTPPVPKDQVSCITEIAVHLNTYFRETSKRLANQIPIIIQYFILRVNGDWLQKAMMHMLHKTDNYSLLIQEQSETTSKRRFLKERIQRLTQARKVLSIFSMKLFH; encoded by the exons ATGTCCAAGGTACACAGAGAGCGAaacccctcctgcctcccaaaagaaatagatttcttccAGCAACAGACACCACCCTTGGGCGCAACACCCAAGCTGGCAGCGTCTTCCCCAGACTggcagggggcaggggaggaTACGACTTTCCTCACCATGGACTTTCACTCGCTGAATTTGAACAACCAGTTACCACAG GATGCCAAAAACAACCTGTACAACCAGCATGAGGAGAAGGTGCGGCCCTGCATCGACCTCATTGACTCCCTGCGTGCCCTGGGCGTGGAGCAGGACTTGGCTCTGCCAGCCATTGCTGTCATCGGGGACCAGAGCTCGGGCAAGCGCTCTGTGCTGGAGGCGCTGTCGGGAGTCTCCCTTCCCAGAGGCACCG GAATTGTGACCAGGTGTCCATTGGTGCTGAAGCTGAAAAAGCAGCAGGGCCTGGGCGAGTGGGCAGGGAGAATCAGCTACCGGAACatggagcagcagctgcagcaccCCGCCGAGGTGGAGCCCGAGATACGCAAAG CCCATGTCATCCTGGCCGGGAATGGTGTTGGCATTAGCCACGAGCTCATCAGTCTGGAGATCACATCCCCTGAAGTTCCGGATTTGACCATCATTGATCTTCCTGGCATCGCCAGGGTGGCGATAGGCAACCAGCCCCCGGACATCGGACTGCAG ATCAAGGCTCTCATCAAGAAGTACATCCAGAGGGAGCAGACCATCAACTTGGTGGTGGTCCCCTGTAACGTGGACATTGCCACCACAGAGGCACTGAGCATGGCTCAAGAGGTGGACCCCGATGGAACCAGGACCATAG GGATCCTGACCAAACCCGACCTAGTGGACAGGGGCACTGAAAAAGGAGTCCTGAATTTGGCACAGAACCTCGTGTACCCTCTCAAGAAGGGCTATATGATCGTCAAGTGCCGGGGCCAACAGGATGTCATAAACAAGATGAGCTTGGCAGAGGCAACCAAGAAGGAAATGGAATTTTTTGAAAAGCATTCGCATTACAG AATTCTCCTGGAGGAAGGGAAGGCCACGGTGCCCTGTCTGGCAGAAAGACTCACCATGGAGCTGGTCGTGCACATCAAA GAATCATTCCCAGTGTTAGAAAATCAAATAAGGGAGCAATACCAGAGGGCAACAGAGGAGCTGCGCGGGTATGGGGCCGACGTCCCCAGCGAGGAGGCCGAGAAGATGTTCTTTCTCATAGAG AAAATTAGGATGTTTAATCAGGACATTGAAAAGTTAATACAAGGAGAAGAAGCCATCAAGGAGAATGAGAGCTGCTTATACAACAAACTCAGAAAGGAATGGAAACACTGGATGGAAGTGCTGGCAGCCAACACCCGTAAAA TCAAAAATATTATCCATGAAGACATCACAAGATATGAAAACCAGTATCGTGGCAAAGAGCTTCCGGAGTTTCTGAACTACAAGATGTTCGAGATCATTGTGCATCAGTACATCCAGCAGCTGGTGGACCCCGCACTTGACATGCTCCAGAGGGTCGCTG AAATTGTCCATCAAGTTTTCATTGATATGGCCCAAAAACATTTTAGTGAATTTTCCACCCTTTGTCAAGAAGCCCAG AGCAAGATTGAAATCATAAAAGCCAAAGAGGTAGAAAACGCTGAAAAGATGATCCACCTTCAGTTCGAAATGGAGCAGCTGGTTTATTGTCAAGATCAGATTTACAGCGTTTTACTGAAGAAAGTCCGAGAAGAGATTTTTAACCCAATGGCGAAGGGGACTCAGAATATTCAGTGGACTCCTCCAGTTCCAAAGGACCAGGTCTCCTGCATCACCGAGATTGCTGTCCACCTGAACACATACTTCAGG GAAACCAGCAAACGACTCGCAAACCAGATCCCAATCATAATCCAGTATTTTATACTCCGAGTGAATGGTGACTGGTTGCAGAAAGCCATGATGCACATGCTGCACAAAACAGACAACTATTCGTTGTTGATTcaagaacagagtgagaccaccAGCAAGAGAAGATTCCTGAAGGAGAGAATCCAGCGGCTCACTCAGGCCAGGAAGGTTCTCAGTATATTCTCTATGAAATTGTTCCACTGA